In Acinetobacter sp. WCHAc010034, a genomic segment contains:
- a CDS encoding DUF485 domain-containing protein: MDEAQVDRILQNPKFKEMVNRKSRLSWTLTSVMLIVYVGFMLLVGYNKEFLMSSFSGGVTTIGMPLGLGIIVLSFLLCGVYSYIANNKLDPLNEEAMREVEAITQGKGQH; encoded by the coding sequence ATGGATGAAGCACAGGTAGATCGTATTCTACAGAATCCAAAATTTAAAGAAATGGTCAACAGAAAAAGCAGGCTGAGCTGGACATTGACAAGCGTCATGCTGATTGTCTATGTAGGCTTCATGCTTTTAGTCGGCTACAACAAAGAATTCTTAATGAGTTCATTCAGCGGCGGCGTGACCACCATCGGCATGCCATTAGGCTTGGGCATTATTGTATTGTCTTTCCTTTTATGCGGTGTTTATTCGTATATTGCAAACAATAAGCTTGATCCGCTGAATGAAGAAGCAATGCGCGAAGTTGAAGCGATTACTCAAGGAAAAGGACAGCACTAA